Proteins found in one Neomonachus schauinslandi chromosome 1, ASM220157v2, whole genome shotgun sequence genomic segment:
- the FAM43A gene encoding protein FAM43A: MLPWKKHKFELLAEAPPRQASKPKGYAVSLHYSALSSLARACPEGALSRVGSMFRSKRKKLHITSEDPTYTVLYLGNATTIQARGDGCTDLAVGKIWSKSEAGRQGTKMKLTVSAQGIRMVHAEERALRRPGHLYLLHRVTYCVADARLPKVFAWVYRHELKHKAVMLRCHAVLVSKPEKAQAMALLLYQTSANALAEFKRLKRRDDARHQQQELVGAHTIPLVPLRKLLLHGPCCYKPPVERSRSAPKLGSITEDLLGEQQEQELQEEEEEEHTEGCLEEEEEEEEEEEEEEDGAEDGHPAVEEAKAQRALVVAMHLECGDLLDTLESGREEALGGGGVSLGPGAGPSPLLLGSASDMKAELSQLINDLGELSFGNDVRSLQADLRVTRLLSGESTGSESSIEGGGPDATSATAGDRSGPTDGANPEEPHSG, from the coding sequence ATGCTGCCGTGGAAGAAGCACAAGTTCGAGCTGCTGGCCGAGGCGCCGCCACGGCAGGCGTCCAAGCCCAAGGGCTACGCGGTGAGCCTGCACTACTCGGCGCTCAGCTCGCTGGCGCGGGCGTGCCCCGAAGGCGCGCTCAGCCGGGTGGGCAGCATGTTCCGCTCCAAGCGCAAGAAGCTGCACATCACCAGCGAGGACCCCACGTACACCGTGCTCTACTTGGGCAATGCCACCACCATCCAGGCGCGCGGCGACGGCTGCACTGACCTAGCGGTGGGCAAGATCTGGAGCAAGAGCGAGGCGGGTCGTCAGGGCACCAAGATGAAGCTGACTGTGAGTGCGCAGGGTATCCGCATGGTGCACGCCGAGGAGCGCGCGCTGCGCCGCCCGGGCCACCTCTACCTGCTGCACCGCGTTACCTATTGCGTGGCAGACGCGCGGCTGCCCAAGGTCTTCGCCTGGGTATACCGGCACGAGCTCAAGCACAAGGCGGTAATGCTGCGCTGCCACGCGGTGCTGGTGTCCAAGCCCGAGAAAGCGCAGGCCATGGCCCTGCTGCTGTACCAGACGTCGGCCAACGCACTGGCGGAATTTAAACGGCTCAAGCGGAGGGACGATGCGCGTCACCAGCAGCAGGAGCTGGTGGGCGCGCACACCATCCCGCTAGTGCCGCTGCGCAAGCTGCTCCTGCACGGACCCTGCTGCTACAAGCCACCGGTGGAACGCAGCCGCAGCGCGCCCAAGCTGGGCTCCATCACCGAGGACTTGCTCGGCGAACAGCAGGAGCAGGAgctgcaggaggaagaggaagaggagcacacggagggctgcctggaggaagaggaggaggaggaggaggaggaggaggaggaggaggacggtgCTGAGGACGGACACCCGGCAGTTGAAGAGGCCAAGGCGCAGCGGGCGCTGGTGGTGGCTATGCACTTGGAATGCGGGGACTTGCTGGACACGCTGGAGAGTGGCCGCGAGGAGGCGCTAGGGGGCGGCGGGgtctccctgggccctggggctgggccgTCGCCTCTGCTGCTGGGCAGCGCCTCCGACATGAAGGCCGAGCTGTCCCAGCTTATTAACGACCTGGGAGAGCTCAGCTTCGGCAACGACGTGCGCAGCCTGCAGGCCGACCTGCGGGTGACGCGCCTGCTGTCCGGCGAGAGCACCGGCAGCGAGAGCTCCATCGAAGGCGGGGGCCCGGACGCCACCTCTGCCACCGCCGGGGACCGGTCGGGCCCTACTGACGGCGCCAACCCAGAGGAGCCCCACTCGGGTTGA